One genomic window of Patescibacteria group bacterium includes the following:
- a CDS encoding MFS transporter: protein MDSEKKVQSNVFVIYLLGFLFALNISLPSYINSTYLAHFTTERFVGLLYIISSALTIGAFSIIPKILRRFGNYNTILSLLLVDFLSLIGLFITQNDILISTFFVLSFISGALVSFNIDVFLERFTSDSVTGKIRGNFLSISNTAWIISPLIASFILTDGDYWKIFLAAAILLIPVFILLRNNLKDFNDPVYKIIPFKKTAREIFAEKNIRHVFTVSFLLQFFYSWMVIYTPIYLYTHIGFSWKEIGVMFSIMLLPFIITEAPLGKLADSRWGEKEVMSIGFIIMALATGMIAFIQAKSFIMWTSILFMSRVGASMVEIMSETYFFKKVNSEKANIIGIFRTTRPWAYIAGPLLATVLFAFELPIKYLFIVLAIIMFFGLYSSLELEDTR, encoded by the coding sequence ATGGATTCCGAAAAAAAAGTACAGTCAAACGTCTTCGTCATTTACCTGTTAGGCTTTCTCTTTGCACTCAACATTTCTCTGCCTTCCTATATCAACTCCACCTATCTGGCGCATTTTACTACCGAGCGCTTTGTCGGCCTTCTCTATATTATCTCGTCGGCACTCACCATCGGCGCTTTTTCTATTATTCCAAAAATATTGCGTCGTTTTGGCAACTACAACACGATCTTGAGTTTACTTTTGGTAGATTTTCTTTCCTTAATCGGCCTTTTCATAACCCAAAATGACATTTTAATTTCAACCTTCTTTGTTCTCAGTTTCATTTCAGGAGCACTCGTGAGCTTCAACATTGACGTTTTTCTGGAACGTTTTACCAGTGATTCGGTTACCGGAAAAATCCGCGGCAATTTCCTTTCCATCTCAAACACAGCCTGGATCATTTCACCCCTGATTGCCAGTTTTATTTTAACCGATGGCGACTACTGGAAAATTTTCCTCGCCGCTGCCATTTTGCTCATTCCGGTATTTATTCTTTTGCGCAACAACCTGAAAGATTTCAATGACCCAGTGTACAAAATTATTCCGTTTAAAAAAACCGCTCGGGAAATTTTTGCTGAAAAAAATATTCGGCACGTGTTTACTGTTAGCTTCCTGCTTCAATTTTTCTATTCGTGGATGGTGATTTACACGCCAATCTATCTGTACACCCACATCGGCTTCAGCTGGAAAGAAATTGGGGTGATGTTTAGCATTATGCTCCTACCTTTTATTATTACCGAAGCGCCGCTCGGCAAACTGGCTGATAGTCGATGGGGAGAAAAAGAAGTGATGTCAATTGGTTTTATCATCATGGCGCTCGCCACCGGCATGATTGCTTTTATTCAAGCAAAGAGTTTCATCATGTGGACCAGTATTCTTTTTATGAGCCGCGTAGGCGCATCGATGGTGGAAATCATGAGCGAAACCTATTTTTTCAAAAAAGTTAATTCCGAAAAGGCCAATATTATCGGCATCTTCCGAACCACGAGACCCTGGGCTTATATTGCAGGACCACTCTTAGCCACCGTCCTTTTTGCCTTTGAGTTACCGATAAAATATCTGTTTATCGTTTTGGCGATAATTATGTTTTTCGGTCTCTACTCGAGTTTGGAATTAGAGGACACTCGGTAG
- a CDS encoding SprT family zinc-dependent metalloprotease, whose translation MIANFPPYILKRNSRSRNLRISVRAGGEVLVSAPLFVSDVRIEQFLKDRSSWIEKYVEKYKKIPKVHRLTASQEKKLFVLHKARAYELAKEKVENFNRYFGFPVGKIMIRNSKTRWGSCSSKRTLSFNYKIAFLPEHLADYLVVHELCHLKEANHRKTFWALMAQKIPEYKMHRRELRGFELTFPLTSVGV comes from the coding sequence ATGATTGCAAATTTTCCACCATATATTCTGAAAAGAAACTCCCGAAGTCGTAACCTGCGAATTTCCGTAAGGGCTGGCGGGGAAGTTTTGGTTAGTGCGCCACTTTTTGTTTCCGATGTGCGAATTGAACAATTTTTGAAAGATCGCTCTTCTTGGATAGAAAAGTACGTCGAAAAATATAAAAAAATTCCTAAGGTTCACAGATTGACTGCCTCTCAAGAAAAAAAGTTATTTGTTTTGCATAAGGCAAGGGCTTATGAGTTGGCCAAAGAAAAAGTTGAAAACTTTAATCGGTATTTCGGGTTTCCGGTTGGAAAAATAATGATTCGGAACAGTAAGACACGATGGGGGAGTTGTTCAAGCAAACGAACGCTTAGTTTTAATTACAAAATCGCCTTTTTGCCGGAACATTTGGCGGATTATCTTGTGGTACACGAGCTTTGCCATCTCAAGGAAGCTAATCATCGAAAAACATTTTGGGCTTTGATGGCTCAGAAAATTCCAGAATATAAAATGCATCGCCGAGAACTTCGCGGGTTTGAACTGACTTTCCCGCTGACTTCCGTCGGTGTATAA